Proteins from a genomic interval of Fundulus heteroclitus isolate FHET01 chromosome 21, MU-UCD_Fhet_4.1, whole genome shotgun sequence:
- the uba5 gene encoding ubiquitin-like modifier-activating enzyme 5: MATVEELKLRVRELENELIKCKQRQAAAEDAHNRPRIDIMSAEVVDSNPYSRLMALKRMGIVDDYEKIRTFSVAVVGVGGVGSVTAEMLTRCGIGKLLLFDYDKVELANMNRLFFQPHQAGLSKVEAAEHTLRNINPDVAFETHNYNITTLDNFTHFMDRISRGGLEEGRPVDLVLSCVDNFEARMAINTACNELGQIWMESGVSENAVSGHIQLIIPGETACFACAPPLVVAANIDEKTLKREGVCAASLPTTMGVVAGILVQNVLKYLLKFGTVSYYLGYNAMQDFFPTMAMKANPQCSDRHCRRQQEEFKKKEAERPKVEAAQEEEEEIVHEDNEWGIELVSEVTDAELRAASGTVPDLPEGITVAYTIPAEETASGETVEETEVSLEDLMAQMRKL; this comes from the exons ATGGCGACGGTGGAGGAGCTGAAGCTGAGGGTGCGGGAGCTGGAAAACGAGCTGATCAAGTGTAAGCAGAGGCAGGCTGCCGCGGAGGATGCTCACAACAGACCCAGGATTGACATAATGAGCGCCGAGGTGGTGGATTCCAACCCGTACAG ccGCCTTATGGCTTTAAAAAGAATGGGCATCGTGGATGACTATGAG AAAATCCGGACGTTTTCAGTCGCTGTGGTCGGCGTGGGAGGCGTCGGCAGCGTGACGGCTGAAATGCTCACCAGATGTGGCATCGGTAAG CTGCTGCTCTTTGACTACGATAAGGTGGAGCTGGCCAACATGAACCGGCTGTTCTTCCAGCCGCACCAGGCGGGCCTCAGCAAGGTGGAGGCTGCAGAACACACGCTCAG AAACATCAACCCAGACGTGGCCTTTGAGACGCACAACTACAACATCACAACACTGGACAACTTCACACATTTCATGGACCGCATCAG tcgcGGAGGGCTGGAGGAAGGAAGACCGGTGGATTTAGTTCTGAGCTGCGTGGATAACTTTGAGGCCAGGATGGCCATCAATACC gCCTGTAACGAACTGGGTCAGATCTGGATGGAGTCAGGCGTGAGCGAAAACGCCGTGTCGGGGCACATCCAGCTCATCATTCCTGGGGAGACGGCCTGCTTCGCC TGCGCCCCTCCGCTGGTGGTGGCCGCCAACATCGACGAGAAAACCCTGAAGCGGGAGGGCGTGTGCGCCGCCAGCTTGCCGACAACGATGGGCGTGGTCGCAGGCATCCTGGTGCAGAATGTCCTCAA ATATCTTCTGAAGTTCGGCACGGTCAGCTATTATCTGGGATACAACGCCATGCAGGACTTTTTCCCCACTATGGCCATGAAGGCCAACCCGCAGTGTAGCGACCGCCACTGCAGGAGGCAACAGGAGGAGTTTAAG AAGAAAGAAGCCGAGCGGCCCAAGGTGGAAGCTgcgcaggaggaggaggaagagattGTCCACGAAGACAACGAATGGG GTATCGAACTGGTGTCGGAAGTGACGGACGCCGAGTTACGCGCCGCGTCTGGGACCGTCCCTGACCTCCCAGAGGGCATCACTGTGGCGTACACCATTCCAGCCGAG GAAACTGCCAGCGGAGAGACGGTGGAGGAGACTGAAGTGAGCTTGGAAGACTTAATGGCTCAAATGAGAAAGTTGTAG